A single region of the Camelus ferus isolate YT-003-E chromosome 2, BCGSAC_Cfer_1.0, whole genome shotgun sequence genome encodes:
- the LOC116657069 gene encoding LOW QUALITY PROTEIN: growth-regulated alpha protein-like (The sequence of the model RefSeq protein was modified relative to this genomic sequence to represent the inferred CDS: deleted 1 base in 1 codon) translates to MARTATPAAPRLLRAALLLLLLVAAGRRAAGAPVVAELRCHCLQTVQGIHFKNIQSLNVTPPGPHCGQTEVIATLKNGQEACLNPAAPMVKKIISKMLNKSSTN, encoded by the exons ATGGCCCGCACCGCGACCCCCGCCGCCCCCCGGCTCCTCCGCGCCGcgctgctgctcctgctcctggTGGCC GCCGGCCGGCGCGCAGCAG GGGCGCCCGTGGTTGCCGAACTGCGCTGCCACTGCTTGCAGACAGTGCAGGGAATTCACTTCAAGAACATCCAGAGCTTGAATGTGACACCCCCGGGACCCCACTGTGGCCAAACGGAAGTCAT agccacTCTCAAGAATGGCCAGGAAGCTTGTCTCAACCCCGCAGCCCCCATGGTTAAGAAAATCATCAGTAAGATGCTAAATAA GAGCAGCACCAACTGA